In Aedes albopictus strain Foshan chromosome 3, AalbF5, whole genome shotgun sequence, the following are encoded in one genomic region:
- the LOC134284210 gene encoding uncharacterized protein LOC134284210 gives MSNSEMVLRRVGEQSIDEMKTFAMDKSGATERVLGLVWLPWSDEFTFNMELREDLRPLVFDGVIPTKRQVLQVVMSFYDPLGMISTFLIHGKTLIQSIWRAGIGWDEHIPESLVAAWKQWIGLIDGLRDVRIPRCYFPGYSPDSIGSLELHVFVDGSESAYCCVAYFRIIDRGIARCALVASKTKVAPLKFLSVPRMELQAALIGVRLARMIEEYHSLLVTRRYFWTDSCTVLAWLKSDSRRYRQFVAYRVGEILTKSDVKEWNYVQSCADDGTKWKNGVSFGPDSRWYAGPKFLREAEQRWPKMERTLATTDEELRQSVLHHIELASSWILVNRFSRWERLLRSTSYVHRFLNRRKRSIAGDNMLTKQELQQAERSLWRLAQSEAYSEELRILEKNKLLNRNHKRVVDCRSPLAKLSPFVDEHGVIRMETRSLNAAYAPCSIVILPRCHRVTYLIADWYHRHYGHANNETVVNEIRQIFHVSRLRALVRQVATECQYCRVKKAKPQIPRMGPLPDVRTTPYVRPFTHTGVDYCGPFLVKVGRSLVKRWIALFTCMTVRAIHLEVVCSLSTELFKMAVRRFIARRGAPSTIFSDNGTNFRGASNELKDNLSTINQNLAASFTNATTEWRFNPPFAPHMGGCWERLVRSVKSALAALQMERNPDDETLWTVVTEAEAIVNSRPLTYVPLDTEDQEALTPNHFLMLSSSGVCQPPKELVNDRRQIRSNWRLIQNLLSQFWIRWVKEYLPTITRRTKWFKETKPVQNGDLVMVVDEGSRNGWIRGRVVRTLAGKDDRVRQADVETNAGVIRRPVSKIAILEVVEGKA, from the exons ATGTCGAATTCTGAGATGGTTTTGAGACGGGTCGGGGAACAGAGCATAGACGAAATGAAGACATTTGCAATGGACAAATCAGGAGCAACAGAACGTGTCCTAGGTCTAGTGTGGCTACCGTGGTCGGATGAATTTACGTTCAACATGGAATTACGAGAAGATTTGAGGCCCCTGGTATTTGACGGAGTGATCCCTACAAAACGCCAAGTATTACAGGTCGTTATGAGCTTTTACGACCCCCTAGGGATGATATCGACGTTCCTCATTCACGGGAAAACCCTCATACAGAGTATCTGGCGGGCTGGCATTGGTTGGGATGAGCACATTCCCGAGTCTCTAGTCGCAGCTTGGAAACAATGGATCGGATTGATTGATGGATTGCGGGATGTGAGAATACCACGCTGTTACTTTCCGGGATATTCACCTGATAGCATTGGTTCACTAGAGTTACATGTATTTGTCGATGGTAGTGAGAGTGCATACTGTTGCGTTGCGTACTTCCGCATAATTGACCGTGGTATAGCGCGATGTGCCTTAGTAGCCTCCAAAACCAAGGTTGCGCCGCTGAAATTCCTATCCGTCCCTCGAATGGAGCTGCAAGCTGCCCTCATAGGAGTACGTCTGGCCAGGATGATAGAAGAATACCATTCTTTACTCGTCACCCGTCGATACTTTTGGACCGACTCATGCACCGTACTAGCTTGGCTGAAATCGGATTCTCGTCGGTACCGACAGTTCGTTGCGTATAGAGTTGGCGAGATACTCACAAAATCTGACGTGAAGGAATGGAATTATGTGCAGTCGTGTGCTGATGACGGAACGAAGTGGAAAAATGGAGTGTCGTTTGGCCCAGACAGTCGTTGGTATGCCGGACCTAAATTTCTGCGTGAAGCTGAACAACGCTGGCCCAAGATGGAAAGGACGCTTGCAACAACAGATGAGGAGTTAAGGCAATCAGTTCTGCATCACATCGAATTAGCTTCTTCTTGGATACTAGTCAACCGTTTTTCGCGCTGGGAAAGACTTCTACGATCTACTTCGTACGTTCACCGGTTTTTGAATCGTAGAAAGCGGTCTATTGCAGGAGATAATATGCTGACGAAACAGGAATTGCAACAAGCAGAAAGATCTTTGTGGCGGTTAGCACAATCGGAAGCGTATTCGGAGGAATTGCGGATTTTGGAGAAAAACAAGTTGCTAAATCGCAATCATAAAAGGGTCGTCGATTGCCGTAGTCCTTTAGCGAAGCTGTCACCATTTGTGGATGAACATGGGGTGATTCGAATGGAGACGAGATCGTTGAATGCAGCCTACGCACCATGCAGTATTGTTATCCTTCCCCGTTGTCATCGAGTGACCTACCTTATAGCAGATTGGTACCACCGACACTACGGTCATGCAAATAATGAAACCGTTGTGAACGAAATACGGCAGATTTTCCACGTGTCGCGGTTACGTGCACTTGTCagacag GTAGCAACGGAGTGTCAATACTGCAGAGTGAAGAAAGCCAAACCTCAAATACCAAGAATGGGACCACTACCGGACGTAAGGACCACACCTTATGTTCGACCATTTACACATACTGGCGTAGATTATTGTGGTCCATTCCTCGTGAAAGTCGGCAGAAGCTTGGTGAAACGATGGATAGCGCTCTTTACTTGTATGACGGTGCGAGCAATTCATCTCGAGGTTGTTTGCAGTTTATCAACGGAATTGTTCAAAATGGCAGTACGGCGTTTCATTGCTCGACGAGGAGCTCCTTCAACTATTTTCAGTGACAATGGAACTAATTTTCGTGGAGCAAGTAACGAGCTGAAAGATAACTTAAGTACCATAAACCAAAACCTGGCAGCATCGTTTACAAACGCCACAACAGAATGGCGGTTCAACCCACCGTTCGCACCGCATATGGGAGGATGCTGGGAAAGACTCGTGCGGTCAGTGAAATCGGCTTTAGCGGCTTTGCAAATGGAGAGGAACCCAGATGATGAAACGTTGTGGACTGTAGTTACTGAGGCCGAAGCAATTGTTAATTCCCGCCCTCTTACGTACGTTCCGTTAGATACGGAAGACCAAGAAGCCCTTACACCAAATCACTTCTTGATGCTGAGTTCGAGTGGAGTTTGTCAGCCACCGAAAGAGTTGGTGAACGATAGAAGACAGATAAGAAGTAACTGGCGACTGATTCAAAACCTACTGAGCCAATTTTGGATTAGGTGGGTGAAAGAATATTTGCCGACGATAACAAGACGAACGAAATGGTTCAAGGAGACCAAACCAGTTCAAAATGGAGACCTGGTGATGGTGGTCGATGAAGGTTCTAGGAATGGATGGATACGCGGTCGAGTGGTAAGGACGTTAGCAGGCAAGGATGACAGAGTACGGCAAGCTGATGTTGAAACGAATGCTGGAGTGATCCGTAGACCGGTTTCAAAGATAGCGATCCTGGAAGTAGTAGAAGGTAAAGCCTGA